Proteins encoded in a region of the Podarcis muralis chromosome 2, rPodMur119.hap1.1, whole genome shotgun sequence genome:
- the LOC144326752 gene encoding vomeronasal type-2 receptor 26-like, which yields MMEDLDLSDLRTSSNNYYSPGDYIIAGVIPVRTALYPKHAFRSDPVGDFLPVLQMNYQHVLAILLAINEINENPKLLPNITLGYNIFENCFSVRITYEATMDLLSPGHWVVPNFRCGQHGKNLAVIQGGDFETFFQMSTMLDLFKMPQLTYGFVNHILSDKAHFPSSYWMSPKEAPQYRGIAMLLLHFRWTWVGLLAPDNEGGNLFVRTMKAMLFRDGICVAFTFGIPQIFSDLRVSKKTLLRSLALLSQRKANVIIYYGDSDTMFLLPHALYRVELEINAPVGKVWISTALWGFTLSTSFEYWDVIFFHGALFFSIQMKKGSKSQGIFLTQDEDSFDQIWSEIFDCSHSKHRWLRETWKRCMGKGKMEAVWLGKGMSAEIYVVYSAVYVMAHAFHALMTSASSRVMTTEQGRLDLLNIEPWRLHPFVRSIRFNSTAMGEVYFDGDRELAADYDIVNFVTFPNQTAARVKVGKLQTQTSLGVELTIHEKDTVWPVWFNQTTPLSTCTESCQPGARKVVPEGKKICCYYCALCLEGTISVQTDAGYCLECPEDQYSNNERDQCIPKTIVFLSYEEPLGVTLVFFALFLCLITSTILGIFIKYQDTPLVKANNRNLTYTLLVSLLLSFLSSFLFIGQPQKVTCLLRQTIFSIIFSVAVSSVLAKTITVVLAFMATKPGNSISKWVGKSLANGIVLFGSVFQFGICIAWIGISPPFPELDMDSQVTQTILQCNEGSTTMFYSALGYMGLLAAISFTVAFLARKLPGGFNEAKFITFSMLVFCSVWVSFVPTYLSTKGKYMVAVQIFSILASSAGLLGCIFLPKCYILVLRPDLNTKEHLMVKRK from the exons ATGATGGAAGATCTAGATCTGTCAGACCTACGGACATCTTCAAATAATTATTACAGTCCAGGGGATTACATCATTGCTGGAGTTATACCTGTGAGGACCGCTCTGTATCCAAAACATGCTTTCAGGTCTGACCCTGTTGGTGACTTCCTCCC AGTACTACAGATGAACTACCAGCATGTTTTGGCCATTTTGCTTGCTATTAATGAGATCAATGAAAATCCCAAGCTCTTACCTAATATCACCTTAGGCTACAATATCTTTGAGAACTGTTTCAGTGTCAGGATAACCTATGAAGCCACAATGGACCTCCTCTCACCTGGGCATTGGGTGGTCCCTAATTTCAGGTGTGGACAACATGGAAAGAACCTGGCTGTTATTCAAGGAGGGGACTTCGAAACTTTTTTTCAGATGTCAACCATGCTAGACCTCTTCAAGATGCCCCAG ctCACTTACGGTTTTGTCAACCATATTCTGAGTGACAAAGCTCACTTCCCCTCTTCCTACTGGATGAGTCCAAAGGAAGCTCCGCAGTACAGGGGGATAgctatgctgctgctgcattttagGTGGACCTGGGTTGGTCTGCTTGCTCCAGACAATGAAGGTGGAAATCTATTTGTGAGAACGATGAAGGCGATGCTCTTTAGGGATGGCATATGCGTAGCCTTCACCTTTGGGATCCCACAAATATTTTCTGACCTTCGTGTTTCAAAGAAGACACTTTTAAGAAGCCTAGCACTTCTTTCGCAGAGGAAGGCCAACGTGATTATTTATTATGGAGATTCTGACACAATGTTTCTGTTGCCACATGCGCTGTACAGAGTTGAACTAGAAATCAATGCCCCGGTAGGGAAAGTTTGGATCTCTACAGCTCTGTGGGGCTTCACCTTAAGCACATCTTTTGAGTACTGGGACGTCATATTCTTCCATGGTGCATTGTTCTTCAGCATCCAAATGAAGAAGGGTTCAAAATCCCAGGGCATTTTCCTGACTCAAGATGAAGATTCCTTCGATCAGATTTGGTCAGAAATATTTGATTGCTCTCATTCCAAACACAGATGGTTAAGAGAAACCTGGAAAAGGTGCATGGGGAAGGGGAAAATGGAAGCAGTTTGGCTTGGGAAAGGCATGTCTGCGGAGATCTATGTTGTTTATAGTGCTGTCTATGTCATGGCACATGCCTTCCATGCTCTGATGACATCTGCATCTAGCCGTGTGATGACTACAGAACAAGGCAGATTGGACCTTCTGAACATAGAGCCATGGcgg CTTCACCCCTTTGTGAGAAGCATCCGCTTCAACAGTACTGCCATGGGCGAGGTGTATTTTGATGGAGACAGGGAGCTAGCGGCTGACTATGATATTGTGAATTTTGTCACATTTCCTAACCAAACTGCCGCACGAGTGAAAGTTGGAAAGCTGCAGACTCAAACCTCCTTGGGTGTAGAACTGACTATTCATGAGAAGGACACTGTATGGCCCGTCTGGTTTAACCAG ACAACGCCCCTATCTACCTGCACAGAAAGCTGCCAACCTGGAGCTCGCAAGGTGGTGCCAGAAGGAAAGAAGATATGCTGCTATTATTGTGCCCTGTGCCTCGAAGGGACCATTTCTGTTCAGACAG acgCAGGTTATTGCCTTGAGTGTCCAGAAGATCAATACTCAAACAATGAGAGGGATCAATGTATCCCCAAGACTATAGTCTTCCTCTCCTATGAAGAACCCCTGGGGGTTACCTTGGTTTTCTTTGCCCTATTCTTGTGCCTAATCACAAGTACTattttgggaatcttcattaaataccaAGACACTCCACTTGTTAAAGCCAACAACCGAAACCTCACCTATACCCTCCTTGTttctctcctgctttcctttttgtcctcctttctATTCATCGGCCAGCCTCAAAAGGTCACCTGCCTTCTCCGCCAAACcatcttcagcatcatcttctcagtcgCCGTCTCTTCTGTGCTGGCAAAAACTATAACtgtggttttggcattcatggccACAAAACCAGGGAACAGCATTAGCAAGTGGGTGGGAAAGAGTTTGGCAAATGGTATTGTCCTCTTTGGTTCTGTCTTTCAGTTTGGCATCTGTATTGCCTGGATCGGAATATCTCCCCccttcccagaactggacatggatTCCCAAGTCACACAGACAATTCTGCAGTGCAATGAAGGGTCCACCACCATGTTTTACTctgcccttggctacatgggccttCTGGCTGCCATTTCTTTTACGGTTGCTTTTCtcgccaggaagctgcctggaggtttcaacgaagccaagtttatcaccttcagcatgctggtgttttgcagtgtttgggtctcctttgtgccAACTTacttgagcaccaaggggaaatacatggtggctgtgcagatcttctccatcttggcttccagtgcggggttactgggctgcatcttccttcccaaatgctacattcttgtactgaggcctgatctgaatacaAAAGAGCACCTAATGGTGAAAAGAAAATAA